In one Rutidosis leptorrhynchoides isolate AG116_Rl617_1_P2 chromosome 8, CSIRO_AGI_Rlap_v1, whole genome shotgun sequence genomic region, the following are encoded:
- the LOC139862301 gene encoding large ribosomal subunit protein uL24z: MKHNPRVSSSRRKNRKAHFTAPSSDRRVMMSAPLSGELRTKYNVRSMPVRKDDEVQIVRGTYKGREGKIVQVYRRKWVIHIERITREKVNGTTVNVGINPSKCVITKLRLDKDRKSLLERKAKGRAVGDKDKGNKFTEEDVMQNID; the protein is encoded by the coding sequence ATGAAGCACAATCCTAGGGTTAGCAGCTCACGCCGGAAGAACAGGAAGGCACACTTCACGGCGCCGTCAAGCGACCGTCGTGTTATGATGAGTGCACCTCTTTCAGGTGAGCTTCGCACCAAGTACAACGTCCGGTCCATGCCGGTTCGCAAGGACGACGAGGTTCAGATCGTTCGTGGGACCTACAAAGGCCGCGAAGGTAAAATTGTGCAAGTGTACCGTCGAAAATGGGTGATCCACATCGAACGAATCACACGTGAGAAGGTTAACGGAACTACCGTTAACGTCGGAATTAATCCGTCAAAGTGTGTGATTACGAAGCTGCGTCTTGATAAGGATCGTAAGTCGTTGTTGGAGCGTAAGGCTAAGGGGCGTGCTGTTGGAGATAAGGATAAGGGGAATAAGTTCACTGAGGAAGATGTTATGCAGAATATTGATTGA